From one Lotus japonicus ecotype B-129 chromosome 3, LjGifu_v1.2 genomic stretch:
- the LOC130742632 gene encoding PLASMODESMATA CALLOSE-BINDING PROTEIN 5-like, with amino-acid sequence MPRRKSFVIPACLLLLFLLTLSPFCGASGSGGGVPRQELWCVAKNNAEDSALLTALDWACGAGGADCGPIQQGGACYDTSSVQNTASYAFNDYFLKHGMADDSCNFNNNAAVTSLNPSFGNCKFPSGLTASNGSFTGSTSSNVGLGPSEDMNGCMKVSQGWWFWILGISHLLLVVSVSG; translated from the exons ATGCCCAGAAGAAAAAGCTTCGTTATTCCGGCGTGCCTTCTTCTCCTCTTTCTTCTGACCCTCTCGCCGTTTTGTGGGGCCTCCGGCAGCGGCGGCGGCGTTCCGCGGCAGGAGCTGTGGTGCGTGGCGAAGAACAACGCGGAGGACTCGGCTCTGCTGACGGCGCTGGATTGGGCCTGCGGCGCCGGCGGAGCTGATTGCGGCCCAATCCAGCAAGGTGGGGCCTGCTACGACACCAGCAGTGTGCAGAATACGGCGTCGTATGCTTTCAATGACTATTTCCTCAAGCATGGCATGGCCGATGATAGCTGCAATTTCAACAACAATGCTGCTGTCACTTCCTTGAACCCTA GTTTTGGTAATTGCAAGTTCCCATCCGG CTTGACAGCAAGTAATGGAAGTTTTACTGGATCAACATCATCAAATGTTGGATTGGGACCAAGTGAAGATATGAATGGATGCATGAAAGTTTCTCAGGGCTGGTGGTTTTGGATTCTGGGTATCAGTCATCTGTTGCTCGTTGTTTCAGTTTCTGGATAA